Genomic segment of Oncorhynchus tshawytscha isolate Ot180627B linkage group LG13, Otsh_v2.0, whole genome shotgun sequence:
CAGACTGGCTGAGCTGGAGACAGAGATCGAGCTGCTGCGTTCCTCCTCCATCGCTCCACAGGTGGGTCTACTCAAGATAAGAtcatgtctgcatcccaaatgtcactcCATTCCCTAAGTGGTAcatcacttttgaccagggcccaaagagcaatggtcaatgtagtgcactacatagggaatatggtgctatttgggactaaCACCTGTACTGATTTCTATGGGGAAATGTTGTTTGCCGCTTGGCCTTGTGGATACATTAAAGGCATCAAACATAAACACTGGAAATAAGACAGATAGCAACCAGATATGTGTtagggaagctactctgaaaatacaGTTTACCATGCTatcaattacttcacactggaagaagtaaAGCTAAACTAAAACTacccttaagaaaaatatagtttacttaagGTATTTAGAATTAGTAGTTCACGACATACTTTGTGATAAATaatcatatatttatatatatgaaatataatcgactacaaattgcaagaacaggtCACTttggagtcagatgttaacagaatgtttCAAGTGTGAATTGGGAAGGTCTGATGCCAGAAAAAGAAAGGACATTTTTGCCTACTGTTCCCATATTTTCTATTATTTTCGCAGAAACAGTAGTGTAATTCCAGTAGTTAGCTGCAATGCTGCATggcaaaaaaaagtttaaaaaaaaaaagtaactaACACTAAAAACAATACAAAGATTAGAATTTAGAActagctactgcaaaatgtagttaagttactagttgaactacatgtagttcactactctccaACACTGCCAGATAAATACAGTCAGTTAAGTGCAGCCTATGTATGATTCATAATAATAAGCTGTAAACTTTCAAATCTAGGCcagtaacacaacacatcatCCAATAATGGTCATTGTCAGGAGACTAGACACATCTGGCTGTTGGCCGGGTTCCATGGCCTTTGAGGGGTTTTAACTAATGCTCAACCACTTTACCAGACAGTAGCTTCAATGCACTAGTGCAGCTGTTAATTGCttcattatatagggactagaggCATCTGTTTGGCACAAATAGACACTGTCCACGTCCCAATTCTCCCATTCCCTCCTCTGAACTGATCTGACATTAAAGATCAATGACAATAATATCAGTAAGTAATATCAGTTTAGGACTTGAGTGAAACACGTCCTAAATCTTGGCATCAACCTCTTCCCTGTGTCCCATTTCCAGCTCTGTACATCAAGGGCAACGATGTGACTAAGCTGGCGTCCATGGCTAAGCTGAAGGCAGGCCGTCTATCCAGGGAGGTGGGGGACAGCTGCCTGCAGTACTGGGGAGGGATGGGCTTCACCAGCGATGTCCTGGTTAGCAGGTTTTACAGGTGAGTAGAGAAGAAGAAACTCCTAAAAAGAGGCTCAGGACAGCAGCTTAGTTCCTTTCAATGATGTTTATTGCAGATGTGTTTTGGAGCAAGCTCCTTCGTTAAAGCACTGAATAAACTCTGCGACACATTGTGAAGGTTACAAGTTCTGCTTATAAACTTGTCATGAACATTACTAAATATTTAGTTTGCTAACTATTCATGAACTCTATAtaatgtatattttatcattcattcatatatttattaaTGTATAAAATATacttaacaaaaatgtaaacacaacatgcaacaatttcaaagattttactgagttacagttcataaaaggaaatcagtcatatGACATAAATGaattagtccctaatctatggatttcatatgactgggaatacagatgtgcatctgctggtcacagataccttttggggacgtgcattatcatactgaaacatgaggtgatgggggcagatgaatggcatgacaacgggcctcaggatctcatgttatctctgtgcattcaaattgccataggcCTTCCTATGCCATAACCACACagccaccatggagcactctgtttacaatgttgacatcagcaaaccgcttatccacacaacgccatacacgtggtctgcgtttgtgagacctgttgaacgtactgccaaattctccaaaacgacattgaaggcggcttatggtagagaaatgaacattaaatgatatggcaacaactctggtggacattcctgcagtcagcatgccaattgcatgctccctcaaaacttgagacatctgtggcattgggttgtgacaaaactgcacattttagtggccttttattgttcccagcacaaggtgcaactgtgtaatgatcatgctgtttaatcagcttcttgatatggcacacctgtcaggtggacagattatcttggcaaaggagaaatgctcactaacagggatgtaaacaaatttgtgcacaaaatttgaaagaaatatgctttttgtgcgtatggaacatttctgggatcttttatttcagctcatgaaacaccggaccaacactttacatgttgcgtttatagttttgttcagtgtatcaTAAGGAGATGTGCAAAGAAAGTATTAGCAAACTCAAAAGGAGTTTATTTAACCCACTGGTATATATGTTGTCCTTTCACTGATCAGATGATGCCATTCTTACAGTAGTAGTACACTAATCAACCACGGTTGATACTACTGTAGTCTAATTACAGTGACACCCAGTGGCGTGGCAAATGAAGACATTAGatggcctgcatcccaaatagctcCCTATTAGTCCACTACTTTGGCCAGAGCCtgatgggccctggttaaaagtagtgaactatatagggaatagggtgctatttgagacatATTATGATCTGGCATCTGGGGGTCAAAGGGCAGGTCTTAATGCCACTATGGGTCAGTTAAAAGGTCTCTGTTTCATCACATCCACAGAACCTTGCTATATACAAATACTATGTATATGCAGATGGATAGTTTAAGGAGGATATTCATGTACGGTAAGTTCATAGCCAGTTGAGCTTCCATTTGAGTCAATACAGTTATGCAACGGTGCTGTTTTTTCACTGCAAAGAGTTGACTTTCAATACTAGTTAATTCCACAAACATTCTGGATATTCAGATTGGTAATTTTGTTCAAGAAATTAAACCTAATTCAAGCATCTAATCAGAAACGAGTCCCTATGCACAAAATTCATGTGGCTTTCATGGTTTTTAAGAATGCGGCCGAGGTAATAGCTGTCATTGAATGAGCTCAGTGTTCATTTGTCGATTTTGCGCTTTTCTTTTTTGTCTCGTTTAAATACTTAAGAGACGCCAGGTTACTGTCCATTGGAGGAGGCGCTGATGAGGTCATGCTGTCGATCATCTGCAAGTACATGGACACCCTACCCAAGAAGTGATGTCACAGTGCCAGTATGGCTTTCCCTTGTGCTGCACCTCAATCCAGAACATTGTTCCCATTCCTATGCTTCTCTATAATGACTGGATAGGTGGAAGTGATACCGCTTAGTTTATgccatattgcttacacctatccaatCCATGAAGGGGAGTTCCAGAAGGAACAgaaccattttctggaatttaatGAACACATCAGAATTGCAGTTTAAGATTTTAATTTGTTAATCAATTTAACCGCTGTGTTGCACTTACCTTGTGAAAATGCATGTACTGTACTACAGGGCCAGTCAGGAATGTTTTTCAAATAGTGCCTCCATGTTTCCATTCTGGGGAAACATGCCTAAGATTTCGTTCCATTAATTTCTTTATGACAATTGAAAACTGCGGTCCTACAGTAGTTGTGAATTTGTTTGTGTATTGTGGAGAGGATTTGTAATCAATGTCTAAGATCAAGTTTTTGTAGATAGTCATAGGAATACAATGAATAGTATGTACCATGGTGTAAAATAAATGAAGCGCTATATACCTCAATCTTTTGTGACTTCTTGAAAAACAATTGTTGAGAAAAGAATCAAACTCTCTGGAGCGTCAAATCCAAAACATCCATGTTTATTTACATATAAAACATTTTACATCAGTTAACGGGAGAACAGTGTGCAGTGGAGATGAACAGTCTCTGTAGATGGGACAGGAAATGTTTGAAGTGAGCGCACACCCTAATTTATTcctcaaaacaaaaacaagatgTTCGTTTATAGTGGAACTCAATTGTTGGACACTATTGATCAAATGTTAAATCAGTCTCACATTGGATCAAGCAACCTCTGGCAGCGAACCCAATTCCAATCTTTTTTCACTAATCAGCTCTGAAAAATGTGATTGggggaaaaagatcagaattgggctgcctgtgtaacaCATGTTACTGCTTAGCCTTGCCAGATTTGTTGATGCAATAGATCACTCATCCTGTACATCAACTTATATGCATCATCGTTAAGGGACTCTGTACGAAAGTGTCACATTACAAACGTATGGCAGTGTCTACTCATTCCATCAGGGTTGTCTAAAATTAACATTTTTTATTATTCCCTATTGCACATTGTCATTGATTTGGGGGGAGTCTTCTCAAACATTAAGCACATTCTTACAGTCTCATTGTCATCATCCTGGTCTTCTGATGCAGAGGTGCACGTATGGCACAGACTGGGAAAGGAAACACGAGGCAGGGAGGGAAAAGCCGGGGCCTCCTGTAACACCTCACCTCAGTTTGATAAACCAGTAAAGGATGGTGAAGACCAAGAAGCAGAAGAACAGCATGTAGCACAGGAGCTTGGTCTGGCTTCCCCTGGAAAGCTGCTTCACTCTCCCTATGGTGGCCCCCAGCAAACCTCCCGTTGAGTCAAAGTCTGAGTCCTGTTAGTaggaaaaataacaaaacaatacATCCAGTGACATGTTTTGCCATCCAGATTTGAATTGCTCTGAAATGTGTAATaaggtaaatccatttgaattcaatcactttgaCAGCACCCTTTATGAATCGAACGAACCCTTCCATACATATTTGTCCATTGTAGAAGTGCTCAGAATGTGACTTTGGACCTGAGTGCTAAAACATTCAAGCGCTAACAGTGCTAAAAGTTATATTCTGCATAACATGAAACagccatgtcttcatcactggaaaatataATTGGTTGagaaacagggttgtcaaacaaTTTTTTACATTTCCTGAAAAAAAAGTTTAATGTAATTGAACCTTAAACGTCAATTATCTAAACTCGTGAACTCCAATTTTTTCCCCCCTTCATATTAGCATATGCtgtagcttagaccctattttacatcTGAGGTTGTGTGTTGTTCCAGCCATTGGTTGAGACAACATGCTCTACAGGCtgggtgtcatgttttggctTATAAAATGTCCACAAATCAGggaatgttgacttgaatgggaatatcgGTTTGAAATTATACTGTCAATCCTCCATAGGAAACCGATtcaaatcatagaaatataaatAGAGTAGATATGACCATTAACATTCGACAGTGGGTGGACCGACGGCCatctttgtggtagtaattaGAAGTTGAAATGGCACCCActctgtattcaagagcatgtgtCAACTGATGGCGGGCGTacaacacaaaaacctcagatGTAAAGTAAGGTCTAAGCTACAACATGTGCGAATATGAAagagtttacattttttttatataattgACATTAAAAGTTAAAATAACACTtcaatttttaaaatatttgtatAAATAATTAAGTAGTTTCACAAACCTGTTTATACACTTAAATTGCAGCACACTCAACTTTATCTTTTGCAGTGATGAAGACGGATGTCTCATGAtagtatggtggggtatgcaaaatgggtcaacttttgaatgccaaaacattcaggtccaaaaagtcactttctgagcacTTCTACAATGGGCAAACTATATGGAAGGTTTTGTTCAACTCTAAAGGGATGCTGTTAAAAAGTGATTGAACTCATAGGCTATAGGGTAAAACCATATCTGTTGAGCAATATTGTGACCTGTTATGGATGCCAACTAAGCTTTTAATGGATTGTGCAATCTGGTAGAAGAGGGTATAGATAAAGGGGATTTGTGTGAATGCTTCTTGAGTTGAGTAATTATGTAGAGTAACCTATAGGAGTGGGTAATATTTGGGGAGACCTCTTCTCTCCAAACCTTTTCTACAATATGCTACTCAAAATATTGCAAAATACGATAATCGTTTTGCGTCTTTAATGACAATCGTTCCACTGTGCAATTTGTGTTTATTTACAATATTATACAGTAGTCACATTCTCATTAAATGTGGCAAAAATAAGCATTAGTTCATTCATTTAGACACTGATACAGCCTAACTGATAAAACTGCACAGTTTTGATTTGTCAAGTTCGAATAGTCTTGCACATCACCATATATCGTCTTGTATTTCACGATATATCGTCAATGTTAAATACCACAATCTTAAATTTAATCATATAGCTAGCTATGGGGCCAAACCCTAGTAGCCTATATACGCATGACTGAACATGTCACTTGCTTACCATATCGTCCAACATGTTTTTCTGGTATTTCACTTCTGTTCCGATATCTATTGACAGCTGTAGCAAGACAAACATTACATAGTGTTACCAAAGGAATGAATAACAACATGAGACAGTTACTGGAGAACTCTGTGAACACGAAATACTAACATGCTTCAAGGCGCTGACTTTGGCTCTCAGACCCTCTTGTAAGTGTTCATTTTCCTCTTCGTACGCGCTGTATCCACTGGCCACATAATTTTCAGGTCCTCCTTCGCCTGTGACACAATGAACAAACCCAATGAGCTGACTGGGTCGCTAACTAAAAATAAACGTATTTTGTTAGCAAACGTTACCTATCTATGAAGGCCTGTAGGTAACATGATTATCAAGCTAAGACAGTTCGCTAGTTATAGCTAATGCTGTCCTGATGTAGTAATGTTAGCTAGATACAGAGGCTTTATTTCGTTCAAATgtatactgttagctagctaacca
This window contains:
- the bet1 gene encoding BET1 homolog, which produces MRRAGLGEGGPENYVASGYSAYEEENEHLQEGLRAKVSALKHLSIDIGTEVKYQKNMLDDMDSDFDSTGGLLGATIGRVKQLSRGSQTKLLCYMLFFCFLVFTILYWFIKLR